One window of Microbacterium sp. Root61 genomic DNA carries:
- a CDS encoding PaaX family transcriptional regulator, giving the protein MRKRAPKELLLAFLGEFVVDADVAPIRASAFIDVLEGAGIAAPATRATLDRLEQTGLISRERSGREILFSLTEAGGVLLREATARVRGLHPFDPQGTGWTLVTFTIPEEQRTLRHRLRSTLAWEGFASIRDGLWLAPGAVDLDASLEPLRTDLPADSVVAFHARELPTFSIAGAVRAAWDIEAIRQAHLDFIATWTDPAALSGAALAVRTALVADWLSLLRADPRLPREFMDDDWPSARSVATYHHCRTTLAAGSAEQFAQLVAPRVGV; this is encoded by the coding sequence ATGCGCAAGCGCGCACCCAAGGAGCTTCTCCTCGCCTTCCTCGGAGAGTTCGTCGTCGATGCGGACGTCGCCCCGATCCGGGCGAGTGCCTTCATCGATGTGTTGGAGGGCGCCGGCATCGCGGCGCCCGCAACGCGAGCGACGCTGGACCGGCTGGAGCAGACCGGCCTCATCTCGCGTGAGCGCAGTGGCCGCGAGATCCTGTTCTCGCTCACGGAGGCCGGCGGTGTGCTGCTGCGCGAAGCGACGGCCCGAGTGCGAGGGCTCCACCCCTTCGACCCGCAGGGGACGGGATGGACGCTGGTCACGTTCACGATCCCCGAGGAGCAGCGCACCCTGCGGCACCGGCTGCGCTCGACACTGGCGTGGGAGGGGTTCGCCTCGATCCGGGACGGCCTGTGGCTCGCGCCCGGTGCAGTCGACCTGGACGCGTCGCTGGAGCCGCTGCGCACGGATCTGCCGGCCGACAGCGTCGTGGCGTTCCATGCCCGAGAGCTGCCGACATTCTCCATCGCGGGCGCCGTCCGCGCCGCCTGGGACATCGAGGCGATCCGTCAGGCCCACCTCGACTTCATCGCCACGTGGACCGATCCCGCTGCGCTCAGCGGCGCGGCGCTGGCCGTCAGAACCGCACTCGTCGCCGACTGGCTGTCGCTGCTTCGTGCTGACCCGCGCCTACCGCGCGAGTTCATGGACGACGATTGGCCGTCCGCCCGATCTGTCGCGACCTACCACCACTGTCGAACTACGCTTGCGGCGGGATCCGCTGAGCAGTTCGCCCAGCTGGTCGCGCCTCGCGTGGGAGTCTGA
- a CDS encoding ABC transporter ATP-binding protein translates to MPDVLLKVEHLNKVYESSTGNVEAIGDISFSMGSGELVCIVGPSGCGKTTLLKCIAGLLRPTSGLVELDGKKVTGPPPNMALVFQEYGRSLYPWLTVRGNVELPLRHKKLPRADRDRLVDDALTAVGLDHASKSYPWQLSGGMQQRVAIARAVAYQPEVLIMDEPFAAVDAQTRADLEDLVRTLHRERGMSILFVTHDIDESVYLGERVVVLSKSPTWVQEDLAIDLAPERDQITTRALPRFTELRTHVYEQIQRAKRGEAVRPTA, encoded by the coding sequence GTGCCTGACGTACTGCTCAAGGTCGAACATCTGAACAAGGTCTACGAATCGTCGACCGGCAATGTCGAGGCGATCGGCGACATCAGCTTCTCGATGGGTTCCGGAGAGCTCGTCTGCATCGTCGGTCCGTCCGGATGCGGCAAGACGACCCTGTTGAAGTGCATCGCCGGTCTGCTGCGACCGACGTCCGGTCTCGTCGAGCTCGACGGCAAGAAGGTGACCGGGCCGCCGCCGAACATGGCGCTCGTCTTCCAGGAATACGGGCGAAGCCTGTACCCGTGGCTGACGGTGCGCGGCAACGTCGAACTGCCGTTGCGGCACAAGAAGCTGCCCCGCGCCGACCGGGACCGTCTGGTGGACGACGCGCTCACGGCGGTCGGCCTGGACCACGCGTCCAAGAGCTATCCCTGGCAGCTGTCCGGCGGGATGCAGCAGCGCGTCGCCATCGCCCGCGCGGTGGCGTATCAGCCCGAAGTCCTGATCATGGACGAGCCGTTCGCGGCGGTCGATGCGCAGACGCGTGCCGACCTCGAGGACCTGGTCCGCACGCTGCACCGCGAACGGGGCATGTCGATCCTCTTCGTCACGCACGACATCGATGAGTCGGTGTACCTTGGCGAACGGGTGGTCGTCCTGTCCAAATCACCGACCTGGGTGCAAGAAGACCTGGCGATCGATCTGGCACCCGAACGAGACCAGATCACGACGAGGGCGCTGCCGCGCTTCACGGAGCTGCGCACCCACGTGTACGAGCAGATTCAGCGAGCAAAGCGCGGCGAGGCCGTACGCCCGACGGCATGA
- a CDS encoding cytochrome P450 encodes MSITIESVAAGLPTVTGIDPVELRADPYPIYAALRREAPVAWVPSVRKVLISDFAGCVFGEQNPEIFSSHVTNAHMIRAIGSRPMVRKDDPEHAAERGAVNPTLRPKKISALWNGMFATNADAALDRLADVDAATPDLNRDFARPLAAKNLIDLIGYRDVDVDTFARWSADFIAGSGNVLEEQSIWDRCDRSRTEADAVLDDLLPYLLRHPDDSMASLLLHGGMSEEAVRANIYLTISGGVNEPQHMVTSIALLLDRHPEMRPAVDADPAEWGAVFDETVRYYTPIGMVTRETKRDVTVAGATIPADSQIGLILASANRDGNVFHDPDAFRVGRDEHRHLGFGSGTHMCAGKWVAESSIGRIAMPALYRRFPGLRVDESRDVTWDGWAFRGITALPVTWN; translated from the coding sequence GTGAGCATCACCATCGAGTCGGTCGCAGCAGGTCTGCCGACGGTCACCGGGATCGACCCCGTCGAACTGCGCGCGGACCCGTATCCGATCTACGCCGCACTGCGGCGAGAGGCTCCCGTCGCCTGGGTCCCGTCCGTGCGGAAGGTGCTCATCAGCGACTTCGCCGGCTGCGTGTTCGGCGAGCAGAACCCCGAGATCTTCTCCTCCCACGTCACCAACGCGCACATGATCCGTGCGATCGGCTCCCGGCCGATGGTGCGCAAGGACGACCCCGAACACGCAGCGGAGCGGGGTGCAGTCAATCCGACGCTGCGCCCGAAGAAGATCAGCGCACTGTGGAACGGGATGTTCGCCACCAACGCGGACGCGGCCCTGGACCGACTCGCCGACGTCGACGCGGCGACACCCGACCTCAACCGCGACTTCGCCCGCCCGCTCGCTGCCAAGAACCTCATCGATCTCATCGGGTATCGCGACGTCGACGTCGACACCTTCGCGCGGTGGTCCGCCGACTTCATCGCCGGATCGGGCAACGTTCTCGAGGAGCAGTCCATCTGGGATCGCTGCGACCGGTCGCGCACGGAGGCGGACGCCGTCCTGGACGACCTCCTCCCCTACTTGCTGCGGCATCCGGACGACTCGATGGCGTCGCTGCTGCTGCACGGTGGAATGTCCGAAGAAGCCGTACGCGCGAACATCTATCTCACGATCTCCGGTGGGGTCAACGAACCCCAGCACATGGTGACGAGCATCGCACTCCTCCTGGACCGCCACCCCGAGATGCGCCCCGCCGTCGATGCCGACCCCGCCGAGTGGGGAGCCGTGTTCGACGAGACCGTGCGGTACTACACCCCGATCGGCATGGTCACCCGCGAGACGAAGCGGGATGTGACCGTGGCGGGGGCGACGATCCCCGCGGACAGTCAGATCGGGCTGATCCTCGCATCGGCCAACCGCGACGGCAACGTCTTCCACGATCCCGACGCGTTCCGGGTCGGTCGCGACGAGCACCGACACCTCGGGTTCGGGAGCGGCACCCACATGTGTGCCGGCAAGTGGGTCGCCGAATCATCCATCGGCCGCATCGCGATGCCGGCACTGTACCGACGGTTCCCCGGTCTCCGGGTCGACGAATCGCGCGACGTCACATGGGACGGGTGGGCGTTCCGCGGAATCACCGCCCTGCCGGTCACCTGGAACTGA
- a CDS encoding 2Fe-2S iron-sulfur cluster-binding protein, with protein sequence MTRVEYVHPDGTRTVLDVPDGTSLMRAAVTAGVPGIVGECGGQAMCATCHVYVSDLFRNQLPVVSEDEDEMLDSAAAERTERSRLSCQLRGSAQCDELVVEIPSVQV encoded by the coding sequence ATGACACGCGTTGAATATGTTCACCCCGACGGCACGCGGACGGTGCTGGATGTCCCCGACGGCACCAGCCTGATGCGCGCAGCAGTCACCGCCGGTGTCCCAGGCATCGTCGGAGAATGCGGTGGCCAGGCGATGTGCGCCACATGCCATGTCTATGTGAGCGACCTCTTCCGCAATCAGCTCCCCGTGGTCAGCGAGGACGAGGACGAGATGCTCGACAGCGCCGCCGCAGAGCGCACCGAGCGCTCGCGACTCTCCTGCCAGCTGCGCGGATCTGCGCAATGCGATGAGCTGGTGGTCGAGATCCCGTCCGTGCAGGTGTGA
- a CDS encoding NAD(P)/FAD-dependent oxidoreductase, giving the protein MSSENSTGIVIVGAGHAGVEAADALRRQGWHGAITLLDEQEDLPYQRPPLSKEGLISSDEALPLRAESHYAQAGIELRRGASVGAIDRLRREVVLSDGTRLPFGRLILATGSEPARLPFAAQDNDVRILRSLADAATLRTRLAGSQSVLIIGAGFIGLEIAGVARGMGAAVTVIGRGAQVMPRSLSAAMASVIADRHCSAGIDVRLDTEALSVASLPDGSTAVMLSDGSTIEVDTVVAGVGVAPRTRLAAEAGLHVEDGVIVSTELRTSDPHIFAIGDCAAIASASGRPMRLESVQNATDQARHVAAVITTGAGDYDEVPWFWSVQGGMRLQIAGVGGADDRCVLVGDPAGRLSVLRFAEGALVCVESVNDAASHLAARRLLASNTGLRVEDALEPDFTLRDRARTLVDR; this is encoded by the coding sequence GTGTCCTCGGAGAACTCCACCGGGATTGTCATCGTCGGCGCGGGACACGCCGGCGTCGAGGCGGCGGATGCTCTGCGACGACAGGGCTGGCACGGCGCGATCACCCTCCTCGACGAGCAGGAGGATCTCCCCTACCAAAGGCCTCCGCTGTCAAAGGAAGGCCTCATCTCATCGGACGAGGCGTTGCCGCTGCGTGCGGAGAGCCACTACGCCCAGGCCGGCATCGAGCTGCGCCGGGGAGCCTCCGTCGGAGCGATCGATCGTCTCCGCCGCGAGGTCGTGCTGAGCGACGGGACGCGGCTGCCGTTCGGCCGGCTGATCCTGGCGACCGGATCCGAGCCCGCTCGATTGCCGTTCGCCGCACAGGACAACGATGTGCGCATCCTCCGGTCGCTGGCTGATGCCGCCACCCTGCGGACGCGACTCGCCGGCTCGCAGAGCGTTCTGATCATCGGCGCGGGGTTCATCGGTCTCGAGATCGCGGGGGTGGCGCGCGGCATGGGTGCAGCCGTCACCGTCATCGGTCGCGGAGCGCAGGTGATGCCCCGATCGCTCAGTGCGGCGATGGCTTCGGTGATCGCCGACCGACACTGTTCCGCCGGCATCGACGTGCGCCTGGACACCGAAGCGTTGAGCGTCGCATCCCTCCCCGACGGCAGTACCGCGGTCATGTTGAGCGATGGATCCACAATCGAGGTCGACACCGTAGTCGCCGGCGTCGGCGTCGCGCCACGCACACGGCTCGCGGCGGAGGCCGGACTCCACGTCGAAGATGGAGTCATCGTCTCGACGGAACTGCGCACGAGCGATCCGCACATCTTCGCGATCGGAGACTGCGCCGCGATCGCCTCCGCGTCGGGTCGGCCGATGCGCCTCGAATCCGTGCAGAACGCCACGGACCAGGCGCGCCACGTCGCCGCCGTCATCACGACGGGAGCAGGCGACTACGACGAGGTGCCGTGGTTCTGGTCCGTGCAGGGGGGCATGCGCCTGCAGATCGCCGGGGTGGGCGGCGCCGACGATCGGTGCGTCCTGGTCGGCGATCCGGCTGGTCGCCTGTCGGTGCTGCGCTTCGCGGAGGGTGCGCTCGTGTGCGTCGAGTCGGTCAACGATGCGGCATCGCATCTGGCCGCGCGGCGGCTCCTGGCCTCGAACACGGGTCTGCGGGTGGAGGACGCCCTGGAACCCGACTTCACCCTGCGCGACCGCGCGCGCACCCTCGTCGACCGATGA
- a CDS encoding acyl-CoA synthetase — MHNHGLGAWMAKRRLKSPEKIALIYGDDERQTYRQLADRADRVSALLWLRGVRKGDRVAFIGENSPEFLHVLFGAAQLGAVFVPVNTRLAAPEIAHVLTDSGARVLIHDAELTDRVGNGIAAATIAHVIVTGEGTDERPGLSRLIRSSTGGHTDVEVALSDPAAILYTSGTTGKAKGAVLTHENLTWVSLNCLVDYDIVSTDVALMISPLFHAASLGMGALPIMLKGATIVLEKGFEPGRALELIERHGVTMLSGVPTTYQLLADHPNWARTDLSTLQKLTCGGSAVPTRILNAFEERGLSFSQGYGMTETSPGATSLSPTMTRQKQGSVGLAHFFTDVRIADEHGEMVPRGTVGEIEISGPNVFPGYHQLSEATASAFSPDGWFRSGDMGYLDADGYLYISDRLKDMIISGGENIYPAEIENLINDIDGVTGVAVIGVVDPQWGEVPWAIVTVRDGAAATTESVRADLDGKLARFKLPKKVIVVDTLPRTASGKVRKADLRARYGG, encoded by the coding sequence ATGCACAACCACGGACTCGGTGCCTGGATGGCCAAGCGGCGACTGAAGTCGCCCGAGAAGATTGCGCTGATCTACGGGGACGATGAGCGCCAGACCTATCGCCAGCTGGCGGATCGCGCCGACCGCGTCTCGGCGCTGTTGTGGCTCCGCGGCGTCCGAAAAGGCGATCGCGTCGCCTTCATCGGCGAGAACAGTCCTGAGTTCCTCCATGTGCTGTTCGGAGCGGCGCAGCTCGGAGCCGTCTTCGTGCCGGTCAACACGCGGCTCGCGGCACCGGAGATCGCACACGTGCTGACCGATTCCGGCGCCCGGGTCCTGATCCACGACGCCGAGCTGACCGACCGGGTCGGCAATGGCATCGCCGCTGCCACGATCGCACACGTGATCGTCACCGGCGAGGGCACGGACGAGCGTCCCGGGCTCTCACGTCTGATCCGCTCGAGTACGGGCGGGCACACCGACGTCGAGGTGGCTCTGAGCGACCCCGCGGCGATCCTGTACACCTCGGGCACCACCGGCAAGGCGAAGGGTGCCGTGCTCACGCACGAGAACCTGACCTGGGTGTCGCTGAACTGCCTGGTGGACTACGACATCGTCTCCACGGATGTCGCGCTCATGATCTCGCCGCTGTTCCACGCGGCATCCCTCGGCATGGGGGCACTCCCGATCATGCTCAAGGGCGCCACGATCGTGCTCGAGAAGGGGTTCGAGCCCGGCCGCGCGCTCGAGCTCATCGAACGACACGGCGTCACCATGCTCAGCGGCGTGCCGACGACCTACCAGCTCCTGGCGGATCACCCGAACTGGGCCCGCACCGATCTGTCGACACTGCAGAAGCTGACATGCGGCGGGTCCGCCGTGCCCACCCGTATCCTCAACGCGTTCGAGGAGCGCGGGCTGTCGTTCTCGCAGGGCTACGGCATGACGGAGACCTCGCCGGGAGCGACGTCCCTCTCCCCCACGATGACGCGGCAGAAGCAGGGGAGTGTGGGCCTCGCCCACTTCTTCACCGACGTGCGCATCGCCGACGAGCACGGGGAGATGGTTCCGCGCGGCACCGTCGGCGAGATCGAGATCTCGGGGCCGAATGTATTCCCCGGGTACCACCAGCTGTCCGAGGCCACCGCCTCGGCGTTCTCGCCGGACGGGTGGTTCCGCTCCGGCGACATGGGCTATCTCGACGCCGACGGATACCTCTACATCTCCGACCGCCTGAAGGACATGATCATCTCCGGCGGCGAGAACATCTATCCGGCCGAGATCGAGAACCTCATCAATGACATCGACGGGGTCACCGGTGTGGCCGTGATCGGCGTCGTCGACCCGCAGTGGGGCGAGGTGCCGTGGGCGATCGTGACGGTGCGCGACGGCGCCGCAGCGACGACGGAGTCCGTCCGTGCCGACCTGGACGGCAAGCTCGCCCGGTTCAAACTTCCCAAGAAGGTCATCGTCGTCGACACCCTCCCGCGCACAGCGTCCGGCAAGGTGCGCAAGGCGGATCTGCGGGCCCGCTACGGCGGCTGA
- a CDS encoding ABC transporter permease encodes MPRTATRTRRTLRKAALGAAGLVGFLVVWQLIPTLGIISPQYLPYATDTLAGLAQMLTDLEFWRNVGYTMTSWGIGLLIATVLGVSLGTVIGLVPFLRRATHTTVEFLRPIPSVALIPLAILVYGLQMQAALVIIVFASFWQMFVQVLYGVADVDTVARDTARSFGLGRGSRLFNLVLPTALPYVMTGLRLAASVALILAITAEMVITNPGLGRLINTARNAGDTVALYALVVVTGLLGLVINLVFRFIERRSLSWHQSVRGEEVL; translated from the coding sequence ATGCCTCGCACCGCGACCCGCACGCGGCGCACCCTGCGCAAGGCCGCGCTCGGCGCTGCCGGACTGGTCGGCTTCCTCGTCGTCTGGCAGTTGATTCCGACGCTCGGCATCATCAGTCCTCAGTACCTCCCATACGCCACGGACACCCTGGCCGGGCTCGCACAGATGCTCACCGACCTCGAGTTCTGGCGCAACGTCGGTTACACCATGACCTCGTGGGGGATCGGTCTGCTCATCGCCACGGTCCTCGGCGTCTCCCTAGGCACCGTCATCGGCCTGGTGCCGTTCCTCCGCCGGGCGACCCACACCACCGTCGAGTTCCTCCGGCCGATCCCATCCGTCGCCCTGATCCCGCTCGCGATCCTCGTCTACGGCCTGCAGATGCAGGCGGCGCTGGTCATCATCGTCTTCGCGAGCTTCTGGCAGATGTTCGTGCAGGTGCTCTACGGGGTGGCCGATGTCGATACGGTCGCTCGTGACACGGCCCGCAGCTTCGGTCTCGGCCGCGGATCGCGGCTGTTCAACCTCGTGCTGCCCACCGCGCTGCCGTACGTCATGACCGGGCTGAGGCTGGCCGCATCCGTGGCGCTGATCCTTGCGATCACCGCCGAGATGGTCATCACCAACCCCGGCCTCGGACGCCTGATCAACACCGCGCGCAACGCCGGCGACACCGTGGCGCTGTACGCGCTCGTGGTGGTCACGGGTCTGCTGGGCCTGGTCATCAATCTCGTATTCCGCTTCATCGAGCGCCGGTCACTGTCCTGGCATCAGTCCGTCCGTGGGGAGGAGGTCCTATGA
- a CDS encoding ABC transporter substrate-binding protein, translated as MKKSLAFAAVGAIAAAALVLSGCTDSGGTAAPSTESSEDGELRSVRVAALPITETAALWAAIDEGIFADHGLEVEVVPAQGGAQAIPALLSGDIQFAIGQPFGPFRADLQDLGVVIIGNYAPSFADGQDTSGVVASAASGITRPADLSGKRVSVNSLGAAGDVTIMGAVAADGGDPTTIEFVEVAFPDAAGQLDAGNIDAAWVPEPFMSGYVASGGTFVMHPFQETVPGLTTLTTITTDALVESDPELVDDFAAAMTEALEWANTNEPALRQAIKDNLKLPDAVADSIKLPVYSFELKRSDLEELAALAVTYGVLPETPDFDRIIQQR; from the coding sequence ATGAAGAAGAGTCTTGCTTTTGCGGCCGTGGGGGCCATTGCCGCTGCTGCGCTGGTGTTGAGCGGGTGCACCGACTCAGGCGGCACTGCCGCCCCGAGCACGGAGTCGAGCGAAGACGGGGAACTGCGCTCGGTACGGGTCGCCGCCCTCCCGATCACGGAGACTGCGGCGCTGTGGGCCGCTATCGACGAGGGCATCTTCGCGGACCATGGCCTTGAGGTTGAGGTCGTGCCGGCTCAGGGCGGCGCTCAGGCGATCCCCGCGCTGCTGAGTGGCGACATTCAGTTCGCGATCGGGCAGCCCTTCGGCCCGTTCCGCGCGGACCTCCAAGATCTCGGTGTCGTCATCATCGGCAACTACGCCCCGAGCTTCGCGGACGGGCAGGACACCAGTGGCGTGGTGGCTTCCGCGGCCTCCGGGATCACTCGACCTGCCGACTTGAGCGGCAAGCGGGTATCGGTGAACAGTCTCGGCGCGGCCGGCGATGTGACGATCATGGGCGCAGTCGCGGCCGACGGCGGTGACCCGACCACGATCGAGTTCGTCGAGGTCGCGTTCCCTGATGCGGCCGGTCAACTCGATGCCGGGAACATCGACGCGGCCTGGGTCCCGGAGCCGTTCATGTCGGGATACGTCGCCTCCGGTGGCACTTTCGTCATGCATCCGTTCCAGGAAACGGTCCCCGGATTGACCACGTTGACGACGATCACGACGGATGCCCTCGTCGAGTCCGATCCGGAGCTGGTCGACGACTTCGCTGCGGCCATGACCGAGGCCCTGGAGTGGGCGAACACCAATGAACCGGCTCTTCGCCAGGCGATCAAGGACAACCTGAAGCTGCCCGACGCGGTCGCCGACAGCATCAAGCTCCCGGTGTACTCCTTCGAGTTGAAGCGTTCCGACCTCGAAGAGCTCGCCGCGCTTGCAGTGACCTACGGGGTGCTGCCGGAGACTCCGGACTTCGACCGGATCATCCAGCAGCGCTAG
- a CDS encoding ABC transporter permease produces the protein MTLYTSTVVTPRRPSRVWAKVGESTAYAIGLPFLLLVIWGIWSTIAPAKFFPSPVVIIQTFVDTWIGPAFFTDVLPSLGRLALAIILSIVIGIAAGAVIGLVRWLRELLEPLLEFFRAIPPPVLIPVAMLLMGITDTMKVAVIVAGAVWPVLLNTIDGVRSTDSVMTETARSFALTRAERIRYLVLPAASPRIMAGVRQSISIALIMMVISEMFGSSSGLGFQIFYYQRNYLIAEMWSGILLLGLIGVLLAAIFGFAERRVLRWYHGIKEVERA, from the coding sequence ATGACGCTCTACACCAGCACCGTCGTCACGCCGCGTCGTCCGTCGCGCGTCTGGGCCAAGGTCGGCGAATCGACCGCGTACGCGATCGGGCTGCCGTTCCTGCTGCTCGTGATCTGGGGAATCTGGTCCACGATCGCGCCGGCGAAGTTCTTCCCCTCCCCAGTCGTGATCATCCAGACCTTCGTCGACACGTGGATCGGGCCGGCGTTCTTCACCGACGTGCTTCCGAGCCTGGGCCGCCTGGCGCTGGCGATCATCCTGTCCATCGTGATCGGTATCGCCGCGGGCGCGGTGATCGGTCTCGTCCGCTGGCTGCGCGAGCTGCTCGAGCCGCTGCTGGAGTTCTTCCGCGCCATCCCGCCACCGGTGCTGATCCCGGTGGCGATGCTGCTCATGGGTATCACCGACACGATGAAGGTCGCGGTCATCGTGGCCGGTGCGGTGTGGCCGGTGCTGCTGAACACCATCGACGGCGTGCGATCGACGGATTCGGTCATGACCGAGACAGCGCGGTCATTCGCACTCACCCGAGCAGAACGCATCCGCTATCTCGTGCTTCCGGCTGCGAGCCCGCGCATCATGGCGGGGGTGCGGCAATCGATCTCGATCGCGCTCATCATGATGGTCATCTCCGAGATGTTCGGATCTTCGTCCGGTCTCGGTTTTCAAATCTTCTACTACCAGCGCAACTACCTCATCGCCGAGATGTGGAGCGGCATCCTGCTCCTCGGTCTCATCGGTGTGCTGCTCGCGGCGATCTTCGGATTCGCCGAGCGTCGAGTGTTGCGCTGGTACCACGGAATCAAGGAGGTCGAACGTGCCTGA
- a CDS encoding ABC transporter substrate-binding protein: MKKALAAIALSAVAALTLAGCTDSGAAPSTSPTDDAGPTELTSIRVAALPIAETGALWAAIDEGIFEEHGLDVEIVPAQGGAQAIPALLSGDIDFAIGQPFGPFRADLQDLGVAIISNYASALPVSAGKDVNAVVALADSGIVSPKDLAGKRVSVNSLGAAGDVTIMKAVEDDGGDPSTIEFVEVAFPDAQAQLDAGNIDAAWVPDPFMSMIAGAGGNIVVYPYQATIPGLALLTNITTQEKIDTDPELVTAYADAMAEALDWAAANEDAVRAAIVTYMKIPEAGAAGITLPIFTAELDVDNLKTLADLAVGYGVLPAVPDFDRLIQLQ, from the coding sequence ATGAAGAAAGCTCTTGCCGCCATCGCTTTGAGCGCGGTTGCCGCACTGACCCTGGCCGGCTGCACCGACTCCGGTGCTGCGCCCTCCACCAGTCCCACCGACGACGCCGGACCCACGGAACTCACGAGCATCCGCGTCGCCGCACTCCCCATCGCCGAGACCGGTGCCCTGTGGGCCGCGATCGACGAAGGCATCTTCGAAGAGCATGGTCTCGACGTCGAGATCGTCCCCGCCCAGGGAGGGGCGCAGGCGATCCCCGCCCTCCTCAGCGGTGACATCGACTTCGCCATCGGCCAGCCCTTCGGCCCATTCCGCGCCGATCTGCAAGACCTCGGCGTCGCGATCATCAGCAACTACGCCAGCGCGCTGCCTGTCAGCGCGGGTAAGGATGTCAACGCTGTCGTCGCGCTGGCCGACTCCGGCATCGTGAGCCCGAAGGACCTCGCAGGCAAGCGCGTCTCGGTGAACAGCCTCGGTGCCGCCGGCGACGTGACCATCATGAAGGCCGTGGAAGACGACGGCGGCGACCCCTCGACGATCGAGTTCGTCGAGGTGGCGTTCCCCGATGCGCAGGCACAGCTGGATGCCGGCAACATCGACGCTGCCTGGGTGCCGGACCCGTTCATGTCGATGATCGCGGGCGCGGGCGGCAACATCGTCGTCTACCCGTACCAGGCGACCATCCCCGGCCTTGCGCTGCTCACCAACATCACGACGCAGGAGAAGATCGACACCGATCCCGAGCTCGTCACGGCGTACGCGGACGCGATGGCCGAGGCCTTGGACTGGGCGGCCGCGAATGAGGACGCCGTGCGCGCCGCGATCGTGACCTACATGAAGATCCCCGAGGCGGGGGCCGCCGGCATCACCCTGCCGATCTTCACCGCCGAGTTGGACGTCGACAACCTCAAGACACTGGCCGACCTCGCCGTCGGCTACGGCGTCCTGCCGGCCGTGCCGGACTTCGACCGGCTGATCCAGCTGCAGTAA
- a CDS encoding IclR family transcriptional regulator, with the protein MARSSAGESSLSRAVRVFETFDTGVRDLSATQIAEKSGMPLSTTHRLLGELVELGLLERLPTRRYRIGLRMWEFAVRTPGALGIREIAMPILRATHAAIGQNLQLGVLHDDEVLYLERLSAPRSAVNFVVVGGRMPFYSTSSGLVLAAFSDQETRESMLRQPRAPFAFAPLRSPAEMRQDLKTIRQQGYAVTKGYIDPAATAIAVPVLGIMGNAVAAISAIVPSEDPREEQVLSVLLPAARAIGSALKRHYSGYGDSVARAAGSPHQMEN; encoded by the coding sequence ATGGCCCGTTCATCGGCCGGAGAGTCATCCCTCAGCCGCGCAGTGCGCGTCTTCGAGACCTTCGACACAGGTGTCCGCGACCTCAGCGCGACACAGATAGCCGAAAAGTCGGGCATGCCGTTGTCCACAACGCATCGGCTGCTCGGCGAACTCGTCGAGCTCGGCCTGCTGGAGCGTCTCCCCACCCGCCGCTACCGGATCGGCCTGAGAATGTGGGAGTTCGCGGTCCGCACGCCCGGAGCGCTCGGGATCCGAGAGATCGCGATGCCCATCCTCCGCGCGACGCACGCGGCGATCGGTCAGAACCTCCAGCTCGGCGTCCTGCACGACGATGAGGTGCTCTACCTCGAACGACTGTCGGCACCGCGCTCGGCCGTGAACTTCGTCGTGGTCGGCGGCCGCATGCCCTTCTACAGCACGTCGAGCGGCCTGGTCCTGGCGGCGTTCAGCGACCAGGAGACGCGCGAGAGCATGCTCCGCCAACCCCGCGCGCCGTTTGCGTTCGCCCCGCTGCGCTCGCCCGCAGAGATGCGGCAGGACCTGAAGACGATCCGTCAGCAAGGCTACGCGGTGACCAAGGGATACATCGATCCAGCCGCGACGGCGATCGCAGTGCCGGTCCTGGGAATCATGGGCAATGCCGTCGCCGCCATAAGCGCGATCGTGCCGAGCGAAGACCCGCGTGAAGAGCAGGTTCTCTCGGTGCTGCTGCCTGCGGCCCGGGCGATCGGGTCCGCGCTCAAGCGGCACTATTCCGGATACGGGGATTCGGTCGCGCGCGCAGCGGGTTCTCCGCATCAAATGGAGAACTGA